From Gimesia panareensis, the proteins below share one genomic window:
- a CDS encoding NnrU family protein, whose amino-acid sequence MRRFVGVIFGIATQLLFLFTVWHLFWFLKGDFSHHESGALAIDVLLALQFAVGHSLLLYPGVRSAITRKLPAQFYGSLFCIQTCVGILLTAFFWRSSPIEIWSLTGWGGWLMSAGFYGSWISLLYSLNLTGLGYQTGLTQWWYWLRRKPLPRREFQPRSLYCCMRHPVYLSFMGLLWFTPLMTLDHAILTGIWTAYIFVGSYLKDERLSYYIGKPYRDYQARVPGYPFIFFGPLGKRKTKPAPVKPLKKSPLRTT is encoded by the coding sequence ATGCGACGTTTCGTTGGTGTTATATTCGGGATAGCAACTCAGTTGCTGTTCCTCTTCACAGTCTGGCATCTGTTCTGGTTTCTGAAAGGAGATTTCAGTCACCACGAGAGTGGCGCGCTTGCAATCGACGTGCTGCTGGCTCTGCAGTTCGCAGTGGGGCACAGCCTTCTGCTTTACCCTGGCGTGCGGAGTGCGATCACACGTAAACTCCCTGCTCAGTTTTATGGCAGCCTGTTTTGTATACAGACTTGTGTGGGAATTTTACTGACAGCCTTCTTCTGGCGCAGCTCCCCCATAGAAATCTGGAGCCTGACCGGCTGGGGTGGCTGGCTCATGTCAGCCGGCTTTTATGGCTCGTGGATTTCCCTGCTCTACAGCCTCAACCTGACCGGCCTGGGATATCAGACAGGCTTGACGCAGTGGTGGTACTGGCTGCGTCGAAAGCCACTGCCCAGACGGGAATTTCAACCGCGCAGCCTGTACTGCTGCATGCGGCACCCTGTTTACCTGAGCTTCATGGGTCTACTCTGGTTCACACCTCTGATGACTCTGGATCATGCCATCCTGACAGGAATCTGGACTGCCTATATCTTTGTGGGCAGTTATCTGAAAGACGAACGGCTCAGTTACTACATCGGCAAACCCTATCGAGATTACCAGGCCAGGGTCCCCGGATATCCATTTATTTTTTTCGGTCCGCTCGGAAAGAGAAAAACAAAACCGGCCCCTGTCAAACCCCTGAAAAAATCACCACTCCGCACGACCTGA
- a CDS encoding efflux RND transporter permease subunit: MSIHRKRFWLLVIYLLVLLPFIGYGAAQALQTKVNSPLDWVDGSFPARADYDQFREQFGNSDTVIISWQNCTLDNPDLDELVTALRTAPVFKDDSGQWYFERVISGRELYRSLSSPAMRLNEREVHDRLDGTFIGEDEKTTCIIVSFTPAGLLKRKELVGNIQSALETHCNVTKDECFLAGPIIDGLEIDLASKDSMDRFVLPSTLMVLLICWICLRSLRAALLVFGLSLLAQGITLALIHYSGESITALLIVMPPLIQVLAVAGGIHLVNYYFDAVKDPHISNPAAYAFQVGWLPCLLSAGTTAIGLASLLVSGLTPIRLFGGYAACGVLVTTGLLLSLIPGVFTVWPLKRPAPPSADTETLPQDRHDLWYFLTVILNRNHTVIASLALMAMIAAGYGISRINASVRIETLFSQDSKILHDYDWLEDHVGSLVPIEVILTCSPEADLTFREQLLMVWHIERSLRKTDTVNRTISTMTFAPRFPRPEHMSDELFQYQLNEALTGFKPQFINAGYLKEIDGKQLYRITAYVSALNDVDYNACLDQIGTHVDSALKNKYETIPAGITTQQTGIMPLVHEIQRQLMQDLFKSFLFAFLIIAVVMTIVQGGLVAGLVSMVSNVFPPLMIFGLLGWLAVSVDIGSVMTASVALGIAVDDTLHYLTFFRRHLDAGHSPRESVLYAYRHCGTAMIQTSLICGLGLLVFALSSFVPTSRFAWMMAGLLMMALLGDLIVLPALLLSPLGRFFALTPKSEHAH; encoded by the coding sequence ATGTCGATTCATCGTAAACGATTCTGGTTGCTGGTGATTTACCTGCTTGTGTTACTCCCCTTCATCGGCTATGGAGCTGCGCAGGCGTTGCAGACCAAAGTAAATTCCCCGCTGGACTGGGTCGATGGATCTTTCCCCGCGCGGGCGGATTACGATCAGTTTCGGGAACAGTTCGGTAACAGTGACACTGTCATAATCAGCTGGCAAAACTGCACACTGGACAATCCGGATCTGGATGAATTGGTCACCGCGCTGCGAACAGCCCCTGTCTTTAAGGATGATTCCGGACAATGGTATTTTGAGCGTGTCATCTCAGGGCGCGAGTTATATCGCTCACTCAGCTCACCTGCCATGCGTCTGAATGAACGGGAAGTCCATGATCGCCTGGATGGGACTTTTATCGGAGAGGACGAAAAGACAACCTGTATTATTGTCAGTTTCACTCCAGCGGGTTTACTGAAACGTAAAGAACTGGTTGGAAATATCCAGTCAGCACTGGAAACCCATTGTAATGTCACAAAAGACGAATGCTTTCTGGCAGGGCCTATCATCGATGGTCTGGAAATTGACCTGGCCAGCAAAGATTCGATGGACCGCTTCGTCCTCCCCTCGACGTTAATGGTTCTGTTGATCTGCTGGATCTGTCTGCGTTCCCTGCGGGCGGCCCTGCTGGTCTTTGGACTGTCTCTTCTGGCCCAGGGGATTACTTTAGCCCTGATTCATTACAGTGGTGAGAGTATCACAGCACTGTTGATTGTGATGCCACCATTGATTCAGGTACTGGCAGTCGCCGGCGGCATTCATCTGGTCAATTACTATTTTGACGCCGTCAAAGATCCGCACATTTCCAACCCCGCTGCCTACGCATTCCAGGTGGGCTGGCTCCCCTGCCTGCTCTCCGCCGGGACAACCGCCATCGGCCTGGCTTCGCTGCTGGTCAGTGGACTGACTCCGATTCGCCTGTTTGGCGGTTATGCCGCCTGTGGTGTACTGGTAACCACAGGTTTGCTATTGAGCCTGATTCCGGGGGTCTTTACAGTCTGGCCCCTCAAACGTCCGGCCCCTCCCTCTGCTGATACAGAGACACTTCCCCAGGATCGACATGACCTCTGGTATTTTCTGACAGTCATTCTCAATCGCAATCATACTGTGATAGCCAGTCTGGCTCTCATGGCAATGATCGCAGCCGGATATGGCATTTCTCGTATCAACGCTTCTGTCCGCATCGAAACCCTGTTTTCACAAGACAGCAAAATTCTGCACGATTACGACTGGCTGGAAGATCATGTCGGTTCTCTGGTCCCCATTGAAGTCATTCTGACATGCTCGCCGGAAGCAGATCTGACTTTCCGCGAACAATTGTTGATGGTCTGGCATATCGAGCGCAGCCTGCGCAAGACCGACACCGTCAACCGCACAATTTCCACAATGACATTCGCCCCCCGGTTTCCCCGTCCGGAACATATGTCGGACGAACTGTTCCAGTATCAGCTCAACGAAGCGTTGACAGGTTTCAAACCCCAGTTCATCAATGCCGGCTATCTGAAAGAAATCGACGGCAAGCAGCTGTATCGCATTACTGCTTATGTGAGCGCACTCAACGATGTGGATTACAACGCCTGCCTTGATCAAATTGGAACGCACGTGGATTCAGCTTTGAAAAATAAATATGAGACGATCCCGGCTGGAATTACCACACAACAGACAGGCATCATGCCGCTGGTCCATGAAATCCAGCGGCAGTTAATGCAGGACCTGTTTAAGAGCTTTCTGTTTGCCTTTTTGATCATTGCCGTTGTGATGACGATCGTCCAGGGCGGGCTGGTTGCCGGGCTGGTCTCCATGGTCTCCAATGTCTTCCCCCCGCTGATGATCTTCGGCTTGTTAGGCTGGCTGGCTGTCTCGGTCGACATTGGATCCGTCATGACTGCCAGCGTGGCGTTAGGCATTGCCGTGGACGATACTCTGCACTACCTGACCTTTTTTCGCCGCCACCTGGATGCCGGCCATTCTCCCCGGGAATCGGTTCTGTATGCCTATCGACATTGCGGAACCGCGATGATTCAGACATCGCTGATTTGCGGGCTGGGACTGCTGGTCTTTGCCCTGAGCAGTTTCGTTCCCACTTCACGTTTCGCGTGGATGATGGCAGGGCTGCTGATGATGGCTCTGCTGGGAGACCTGATCGTCTTGCCCGCCCTGCTGTTAAGTCCCCTGGGACGTTTCTTTGCCCTTACTCCGAAGTCTGAACACGCTCATTGA
- a CDS encoding carbonic anhydrase: protein MDSTSFVNTCQCIKEALNHGNMEFVETLRCEQQLMEETQDHTDSLSSHDAQTFKQNYIEQLGLLGDTPEETPKAAVLACSDARVPVLDVFNQPPNQVFEIQLAGNVASVECLGSLAYAVEHLPTVEGVVVLGHTGCGAVAAAVDQFLSPKPETTPADSSIRSLINSITPSVEIAASALGKSSQFRSGGVPRFSLDRGKLIDTAIFVNAAAMAWKIREFINKLKRIVPVWYGVYDLASCRILHVDLERRDGSLLFGLGNAPGVIDLDDIASSMVQYLSKMDNFDAARFSTKSLGPQAKSVWEALSTGSRASKS, encoded by the coding sequence ATGGATTCCACCTCATTCGTAAATACATGCCAGTGCATTAAAGAGGCGCTGAACCATGGAAATATGGAATTCGTTGAAACGCTTCGTTGTGAGCAGCAGTTAATGGAAGAGACTCAGGATCACACCGATTCTCTTTCCAGTCACGATGCTCAAACTTTCAAACAGAATTATATCGAACAACTGGGGCTGCTGGGAGACACTCCCGAAGAGACTCCCAAAGCTGCTGTATTAGCCTGTTCTGATGCTCGTGTACCAGTACTGGATGTTTTCAACCAACCACCAAACCAGGTGTTTGAAATCCAGCTTGCAGGTAATGTTGCTTCCGTCGAATGCCTGGGAAGCCTGGCATATGCTGTAGAGCATCTTCCCACGGTCGAAGGTGTGGTCGTGCTTGGTCATACCGGTTGTGGAGCTGTCGCTGCAGCCGTCGATCAGTTTTTATCTCCGAAACCAGAAACCACACCAGCAGACAGCAGTATTCGCTCGCTTATCAATTCCATTACTCCTTCCGTTGAGATTGCGGCATCTGCCTTGGGTAAGAGCTCACAATTCCGCTCGGGAGGTGTGCCTCGTTTTTCTCTGGATCGCGGCAAACTCATCGACACAGCGATTTTTGTAAATGCTGCGGCGATGGCCTGGAAGATTCGGGAATTCATCAACAAGTTGAAACGGATTGTTCCGGTCTGGTACGGCGTTTACGACCTGGCTTCGTGTCGGATTTTACACGTTGATCTGGAGCGTAGAGATGGTTCTCTACTGTTTGGTTTAGGAAATGCTCCTGGAGTGATTGATCTTGATGATATCGCCAGTAGTATGGTTCAGTATTTATCCAAAATGGACAACTTTGATGCGGCTCGATTTTCTACAAAGTCACTGGGACCGCAGGCAAAGTCTGTCTGGGAAGCACTTTCAACTGGGAGCAGGGCTTCAAAATCATAG
- a CDS encoding methyltransferase domain-containing protein: MNLQIRQREPELMDQPGLSDSEHGNALMGLRRVNWFSRSSSIFWKPLLKLAQTSNQRPLRILDIASGGGDVSIELAMRAQQAGLDVEITGCDISEYAVRHATELAQRRHLENVHFFQNDIFQEPAEQKYDLVMCSLFLHHLDEPQAVQLMKWMSESTRHLMLINDLRRTRLGYWLAWGGCRLLTRSLIVHTDGPISVAAAFSVEEAEQLAQQAGLTDIHISRQWPQRFLLEWSRV, encoded by the coding sequence ATGAATTTACAGATTCGGCAACGCGAACCGGAGCTGATGGATCAACCGGGGCTGAGTGATTCTGAGCATGGCAACGCGCTGATGGGGCTGCGTCGCGTGAACTGGTTCAGTCGCAGCAGTTCTATTTTCTGGAAACCTCTGCTGAAACTGGCTCAGACTTCAAATCAGCGACCTTTACGGATACTGGACATTGCCAGTGGTGGGGGCGATGTCAGTATCGAACTTGCAATGCGCGCCCAACAGGCGGGCCTGGATGTTGAAATCACAGGGTGTGATATCAGCGAATATGCTGTCCGACATGCGACAGAACTGGCACAACGCAGGCATTTGGAAAATGTCCATTTTTTCCAGAATGATATTTTCCAGGAACCGGCCGAACAGAAATACGATTTAGTGATGTGCTCCCTGTTTCTGCATCATCTCGATGAGCCCCAGGCAGTACAACTCATGAAGTGGATGTCAGAATCCACACGGCACTTGATGTTGATCAATGACTTGCGCAGAACCCGCCTGGGCTACTGGCTCGCCTGGGGGGGCTGCCGTCTGTTGACACGTTCTCTGATTGTGCACACGGATGGTCCGATTTCGGTAGCGGCCGCTTTTTCGGTTGAGGAAGCGGAGCAACTGGCTCAACAGGCAGGGCTGACTGATATACATATTTCCCGACAATGGCCTCAGCGATTTCTGCTAGAGTGGAGCCGGGTATGA
- a CDS encoding BlaI/MecI/CopY family transcriptional regulator codes for MKDYRLTPYELELLDVIWNLEEASVQEVCDALPRDLAYTTVMTTLSLLVQKKKVLERVKRGRAYIYKPAITREEVSRFMLGQIKQVLHQDSLPSLMLNLLENEEISEDDINALKVAIRKLEDQQ; via the coding sequence GTGAAAGATTACCGACTCACGCCTTATGAACTGGAACTGCTGGACGTCATCTGGAACCTGGAGGAGGCCAGTGTCCAGGAAGTATGTGATGCATTACCCCGGGATCTGGCCTACACGACTGTGATGACGACCCTCAGTCTGCTGGTGCAGAAAAAGAAGGTGCTGGAACGGGTGAAACGTGGCCGAGCCTATATATACAAACCTGCCATCACTCGTGAAGAAGTCTCACGTTTTATGCTGGGACAGATCAAGCAGGTATTGCATCAAGACTCGCTGCCCAGTCTGATGCTGAATCTTCTGGAGAATGAGGAAATCTCCGAGGACGACATCAATGCTCTCAAAGTGGCAATCAGGAAACTGGAGGATCAGCAATGA
- a CDS encoding M56 family metallopeptidase: MTSAGFMETILSLSLQITILICVAGGLSMTLKSFSNEYRLWALCHVLILLQFLAAFSLPHPRLLSNGFTQPPQYLELVQKIESTLGQVILIIWFCGMLVSMLALIVSTFRTIRVLSNSTVSAVELIEQGLLDDVNGKTVKLLISQAVQTPFCWQIHTPVIVLPERVLALSTQEFSMIVRHEIEHLRAGHPLQLFLQRLVEALFWFHPLVWWSSRQAVRSREFYCDQKVVHDREDILIYLKSMLHLVENQVTDWKTLSAGFAYRNSSSLIQQRIQHLTATQQKHSDSQQRLAWRGPCILLTALFCILLWLPVDVSASNRSFWSPWPRWSTNFLQSVGIPARDYEIDGHRLRPHEHP, from the coding sequence ATGACCTCAGCCGGTTTTATGGAAACGATTCTTTCTCTCTCACTACAGATCACGATCTTGATTTGTGTGGCTGGGGGGCTGTCTATGACATTGAAGTCGTTCTCAAATGAATACCGGCTCTGGGCGTTGTGTCATGTGCTGATTCTGCTGCAGTTTTTAGCTGCCTTTAGTCTGCCTCATCCGCGTCTGCTTTCAAACGGTTTCACGCAGCCCCCACAGTACCTTGAACTGGTTCAAAAAATTGAATCCACTCTGGGGCAGGTAATTTTGATTATCTGGTTCTGCGGCATGCTGGTTTCCATGCTCGCCCTGATTGTGAGTACATTTCGAACAATCCGGGTTCTGAGTAACTCTACAGTGTCAGCAGTTGAATTGATCGAGCAGGGACTTCTGGATGATGTAAATGGAAAAACAGTAAAGCTACTGATCAGCCAGGCAGTGCAGACTCCATTTTGCTGGCAGATTCATACGCCTGTAATCGTTTTACCTGAGAGAGTTCTGGCACTTTCAACACAGGAGTTCAGCATGATCGTGCGACATGAAATCGAACATCTTCGGGCAGGTCATCCCTTGCAGCTCTTTCTTCAGAGGCTGGTAGAAGCTTTATTCTGGTTTCATCCACTCGTCTGGTGGAGTTCCCGTCAGGCAGTGCGCAGTCGTGAGTTTTACTGTGATCAGAAAGTGGTTCACGATCGGGAAGATATTTTAATCTACCTGAAAAGCATGTTGCATCTGGTTGAGAATCAGGTGACGGACTGGAAGACCTTGTCAGCAGGTTTTGCCTATCGGAATTCCTCCAGTCTGATTCAACAGCGAATCCAACATCTGACCGCCACTCAGCAGAAACATTCAGATTCACAACAACGTTTGGCCTGGCGGGGGCCGTGCATTCTGTTGACAGCGCTGTTTTGTATTCTCCTCTGGCTTCCCGTGGATGTCTCGGCCTCGAATCGCTCCTTCTGGTCGCCCTGGCCACGCTGGTCGACGAATTTTCTCCAGTCAGTCGGGATTCCTGCACGCGATTATGAAATCGATGGCCATCGCCTCCGGCCTCATGAGCACCCCTGA
- a CDS encoding type III polyketide synthase yields MSFEILGIGTVTPEHSIEQVDAAVHAEALSCSAESTDQQRRLLPVLYRRAGVKTRHSVVLESSTNGELARQSFYPPAESEVDYGPTTSHRMQAYETHAASLAVSVGEQALQEGQVDPGEITQLITVSCSGFSAPGFDISLVRELGLPADVARTHIGFMGCHGALNGLRVAKAFTDNDPHARVLVCAVELCSLHQQYGWCPEKIVANALFADGAAAVVGRQAPLDLTDRWQLIASGSTIVPDSEEMMSWRIGNHGFEMTLSPRIPDLINESLRPWLKQWLAKQGLQLEEVGSWAIHPGGPRILNAVAEAVGFEESLLNPSRETLARYGNMSSPTVLFILKKLQAERARLPCVMLGFGPGLTIEAALINERVQTSE; encoded by the coding sequence ATGAGTTTTGAAATTCTTGGAATTGGAACAGTGACTCCCGAACATTCAATCGAGCAGGTTGATGCTGCCGTACATGCGGAAGCACTCAGTTGTTCGGCTGAATCGACTGACCAGCAGCGGAGGTTGCTGCCGGTTCTGTATCGACGGGCCGGCGTTAAAACGCGGCACAGCGTCGTGCTGGAGAGCAGTACCAACGGTGAGCTGGCAAGACAGAGCTTTTATCCTCCTGCCGAATCCGAGGTGGATTATGGACCGACGACCTCTCATCGGATGCAGGCGTATGAAACTCATGCTGCTTCACTGGCGGTCTCAGTGGGGGAGCAGGCCCTGCAGGAGGGACAGGTGGATCCGGGAGAGATCACTCAGCTGATCACTGTCTCCTGTAGTGGGTTCAGTGCTCCCGGTTTTGATATTTCCCTGGTGAGAGAACTGGGGCTACCCGCAGATGTGGCCCGTACACACATTGGTTTCATGGGCTGCCATGGGGCTTTGAATGGATTACGGGTCGCGAAAGCTTTTACAGACAATGATCCCCACGCGCGCGTTCTGGTTTGTGCAGTGGAACTCTGCAGTCTGCATCAGCAGTATGGTTGGTGTCCGGAAAAAATTGTTGCGAATGCCTTATTTGCAGATGGGGCTGCTGCAGTTGTGGGCAGACAGGCTCCTCTGGATCTCACAGATCGCTGGCAGTTAATCGCTTCCGGTTCGACGATCGTTCCTGATTCGGAAGAGATGATGAGTTGGCGGATTGGCAACCATGGATTTGAAATGACGTTATCCCCCCGGATCCCGGATCTGATTAACGAGAGTCTGCGACCCTGGTTGAAGCAATGGCTGGCAAAACAGGGGCTGCAACTTGAAGAAGTCGGTAGCTGGGCCATTCATCCTGGCGGCCCCCGAATTCTGAATGCCGTTGCGGAAGCGGTTGGTTTTGAAGAAAGTCTGTTAAATCCCTCTCGTGAAACTCTGGCACGCTACGGGAACATGTCTTCCCCTACGGTCCTGTTCATCCTGAAGAAACTGCAGGCAGAGCGGGCACGGTTGCCCTGTGTGATGCTGGGCTTTGGCCCGGGCCTGACCATCGAAGCCGCTTTGATCAATGAGCGTGTTCAGACTTCGGAGTAA
- a CDS encoding NAD(P)/FAD-dependent oxidoreductase codes for MTPLKTISIAEASSRHWDVIVIGAGPAGAVAAYQLGRSGLQALLIERKIFPRYKVCGGCLNQRAVNTLTEVGLGGVLDDLKAVPLDQFQIRYQGRELQIPLPGGLAVSRSALDVELTRMALESGVSFLSETAALVCGDSHPGQTRMVELFQQGALCGTARASVILVADGLGHPSLQNCEEFESVVSQDSRIGVGVLLPGGQIQDYPAGTIHMAIHKHGYVGLARVEEGQLNIAAAMDRSFIKQQQSPTGAVVRILQESGFPIPPAIGEQNLKGTIPLTRKTVRPVAHRLILVGDAAGYLEPFTGEGMSNAISEGIAAASILPRGLHDWEQSLEQEWLQVHQTLTMQRLHWCRWLAQLLRSPTAIGVGLRLFRWFPGIARPIVASLNH; via the coding sequence ATGACTCCACTGAAAACGATCAGTATTGCCGAAGCCAGCAGCCGGCACTGGGATGTCATCGTGATTGGTGCAGGGCCGGCAGGGGCAGTCGCCGCCTACCAGTTGGGCAGGTCCGGTTTACAAGCGCTATTGATAGAACGAAAAATATTTCCCCGCTATAAAGTCTGTGGCGGTTGTCTGAATCAACGGGCTGTCAACACATTAACGGAAGTAGGCTTAGGGGGCGTGCTGGATGACCTGAAAGCAGTTCCCCTGGACCAGTTTCAGATACGTTACCAGGGCAGAGAGTTACAGATTCCTCTGCCGGGAGGACTGGCCGTTTCGCGATCGGCTCTGGACGTTGAACTTACCCGGATGGCGCTGGAGTCGGGAGTCAGTTTTCTGTCAGAGACCGCGGCACTGGTCTGTGGTGATTCGCATCCTGGACAGACGCGTATGGTGGAACTGTTTCAACAGGGGGCATTATGCGGAACCGCTCGTGCGAGTGTCATTCTTGTTGCCGATGGTTTGGGGCATCCCAGTTTGCAAAACTGTGAAGAGTTTGAAAGTGTGGTCTCTCAGGATTCGCGAATCGGTGTCGGAGTCCTGTTGCCCGGTGGTCAGATTCAGGATTATCCTGCAGGCACGATTCATATGGCGATTCACAAACATGGATATGTCGGCCTGGCGCGTGTGGAAGAAGGTCAGTTGAACATCGCCGCTGCCATGGATCGTAGTTTTATCAAACAGCAACAGAGTCCAACTGGTGCGGTGGTTCGCATTCTGCAAGAATCCGGCTTTCCGATTCCTCCTGCGATTGGAGAACAGAATCTCAAAGGGACGATTCCTCTTACCAGAAAAACTGTCAGGCCTGTCGCACATCGACTGATACTGGTGGGGGATGCGGCAGGCTACCTGGAGCCATTTACCGGGGAAGGGATGTCGAATGCGATCTCAGAGGGCATTGCGGCTGCCAGTATTTTGCCGCGCGGGTTACACGACTGGGAGCAGTCGCTCGAACAGGAATGGCTGCAGGTACATCAGACATTGACCATGCAACGTTTACACTGGTGTCGCTGGCTGGCGCAACTGTTGCGTTCTCCTACAGCAATCGGTGTTGGACTACGGCTGTTTCGCTGGTTTCCTGGAATCGCCAGACCAATCGTTGCCAGCTTAAATCATTGA
- a CDS encoding SAM-dependent methyltransferase, whose amino-acid sequence MISCPTVQKEVIRSHYNLSTLFYRLLWGCHIHHGLWDEEQSQSEDVRIRHNAPAQAQQQLTETMAELIQIQNGEDLLDVGCGMGGSSIHLAKTFNCHVTGITLSPIQRRWAALEARYRGQARHTQFLCQDAETAEFPAESFDVIWSIECTEHLFDKQAFFQRAASWLRPGGRMIICAWLAGEQLDTDEAKQKVYDVCEGFFCPSLGSAVDYQSWMEQSGLEFQSFHNWTNRVSQTWEICQQRVEKTKVRWLAKLIDRNTVMFLDRFETILKAYETGAMQYGCFIARKPE is encoded by the coding sequence ATGATTAGTTGTCCAACGGTCCAGAAGGAAGTGATCCGCAGTCACTATAATTTGTCGACGCTGTTTTATCGTCTGCTCTGGGGATGTCACATTCATCATGGATTATGGGACGAGGAACAGTCGCAGTCCGAGGACGTCCGGATCAGACACAACGCCCCGGCTCAAGCTCAACAGCAGCTGACGGAAACCATGGCAGAACTGATCCAGATTCAAAATGGTGAAGACCTGCTCGATGTCGGTTGCGGAATGGGCGGCTCATCCATTCATCTGGCCAAAACATTCAACTGTCACGTCACAGGGATCACGCTCAGCCCCATTCAACGGCGCTGGGCGGCCCTGGAAGCACGTTATCGTGGACAGGCCAGACACACTCAATTTCTCTGTCAGGATGCTGAGACTGCGGAATTTCCAGCAGAATCGTTTGATGTGATCTGGAGCATCGAATGTACAGAACATCTGTTTGATAAGCAGGCCTTCTTCCAGAGGGCCGCCTCCTGGCTGCGCCCGGGAGGCCGCATGATCATCTGTGCCTGGCTGGCTGGCGAACAACTTGATACGGATGAAGCGAAGCAGAAAGTATATGATGTCTGTGAAGGTTTCTTCTGCCCTTCCCTGGGAAGTGCAGTCGATTATCAGTCCTGGATGGAGCAGTCCGGACTGGAATTCCAAAGCTTTCACAACTGGACAAATCGTGTGAGCCAGACCTGGGAAATCTGCCAGCAACGCGTAGAGAAAACCAAAGTCAGGTGGCTGGCAAAATTGATTGATCGCAATACGGTCATGTTTCTGGATCGCTTTGAAACCATTCTCAAGGCATATGAAACCGGCGCTATGCAATACGGATGCTTCATCGCCAGAAAACCTGAATAA
- a CDS encoding YceI family protein, with protein sequence MTHLNKEQNWITSLCLSSCLVCLIWLVAFRSSQGQMPNSVINQLVQNSVTQSSLPSGTINTSSSRVYTYVGKTGFGHEHAVEGKIKAGSLNLGARSNAGKIIFDMTTWRADTPQARKYIGLSGKTSASTQKEVNANMLGSAVLNVQKYPTATFEINSAIPLKQKSSSGKDLYQLSGKFTLHGVAHKMNIITEVSETKAAYHLKGNFSILQSHYGITPFSKAFGAVGVTDQLKIFGEIDVAR encoded by the coding sequence ATGACACATCTTAATAAGGAACAAAACTGGATTACTTCACTCTGCTTGAGCAGTTGCCTTGTCTGCCTGATCTGGCTTGTCGCATTCCGTAGCTCTCAGGGCCAGATGCCAAACAGTGTGATCAACCAACTGGTACAAAACTCGGTCACGCAGTCTTCGCTGCCTTCAGGTACAATCAACACATCTTCCAGCCGTGTTTATACCTATGTCGGTAAAACCGGATTCGGACACGAACATGCCGTCGAAGGCAAGATCAAAGCAGGTTCACTGAATCTGGGAGCCCGCAGTAATGCAGGGAAAATCATTTTCGACATGACGACCTGGCGGGCTGATACACCTCAGGCCCGCAAATATATTGGTTTAAGCGGAAAGACTTCCGCATCGACCCAGAAGGAAGTGAATGCCAACATGCTGGGCAGCGCGGTATTGAATGTGCAGAAATATCCCACTGCGACATTTGAAATCAACTCAGCAATCCCTCTGAAACAGAAATCGAGCTCTGGTAAAGACCTCTATCAGTTAAGCGGCAAGTTTACGTTGCATGGAGTCGCACATAAGATGAACATCATTACAGAAGTCAGTGAAACAAAAGCAGCCTATCATTTGAAAGGCAACTTCTCCATTTTACAGTCACATTATGGGATCACTCCATTCAGTAAAGCTTTTGGAGCCGTCGGGGTCACAGATCAACTGAAGATTTTCGGTGAAATTGATGTGGCCAGATAA